One segment of Dama dama isolate Ldn47 chromosome 15, ASM3311817v1, whole genome shotgun sequence DNA contains the following:
- the IFIT5 gene encoding interferon-induced protein with tetratricopeptide repeats 5: MSEIPKDCLKTILLELECHFTWNLLKEDIDLFDVEDTIGQQLEFLTTKSRLTLYNLLAYVKHLKGQNEDALECLKQAEEIIQREHSDKEEVRSLVTWGNYAWVYYCMDQLKEAQKYIDKIGNVCKKLSSPSNYKLERPEIDCEKGWALLKFGGKYYQKAKAAFEKALEAEPDNPEFNIGYAITVYRLDDSDREGSIKSFSLGPLRKAVTLNPDNSYIKVFLALKLQDVHAEAEGEKYIEEILDQISAQPYVLRYAAKFYRRKNSWDKALELLKKALEVTPTSSFLHHQMGLCYRAQMIQIKKATRNRPKGKDKLKVDELITSAISHFKAAVERDSMFAFAYTDLANMYAEGGQYSNAEDIFQKALRLENITDDHKHQIHYHYGRFQEFHRKSENTAIHHYLEALKVKDRSSLRPKLTSAVKKLATKRLGYNASDLQSLSALGFVYKLEGEKRQAAEYYERAQKIDPENEEFLTALCELRLSI, encoded by the exons ATGAG TGAAATTCCTAAGGACTGCTTGAAGACCATTCTTTTGGAGTTAGAATGTCACTTCACATGGAATTTACTTAAGGAAGACATTGATCTGTTTGATGTAGAAGATACTATTGGGCAACAGCTTGAATTTCTTACCACAAAATCCAGACTCACTCTTTATAACCTATTGGCGTATGTGAAACACCTAAAGGGCCAAAATGAAGATGCTCTAGAGTGCTTGAAACAAGCAGAAGAAATTATACAGCGAGAACACTCAGACAAAGAAGAAGTACGAAGTCTGGTCACTTGGGGAAACTATGCTTGGGTTTATTATTGCATGGATCAGCTTAAAGAAGCTCAGAAGTACATAGACAAGATAGGGAACGTCTGCAAGAAATTGTCCAGTCCTTCTAACTACAAGTTGGAGCGTCCAGAGATTGACTGTGAGAAAGGGTGGGCACTCTTGAAATTTGGAGGAAAGTATTACCAAAAGGCTAAAGCCGCTTTTGAGAAGGCTCTGGAAGCAGAACCAGACAATCCAGAATTTAACATCGGCTATGCCATCACAGTGTATCGGCTGGATGATTCTGACAGAGAAGGGTCTATAAAGAGCTTTTCTCTGGGCCCCCTGAGGAAAGCTGTCACCCTGAACCCAGATAATTCCTACATTAAGGTTTTTCTCGCACTGAAGCTTCAAGATGTGCATGCAGAAGCTGAGGGGGAAAAGTATATTGAAGAAATCCTGGACCAGATATCAGCCCAACCTTATGTCCTTCGTTATGCAGCCAAATTCTATAGGAGAAAAAATTCCTGGGACAAAGCTCTAGAACTTTTGAAAAAGGCCTTGGAGGTGACACCAACCTCTTCTTTCTTGCATCACCAAATGGGACTTTGCTATAGGGCACAAATGATCCAAATCAAGAAGGCCACTCGCAACAGACCTAAAGGAAAGGATAAACTGAAAGTTGATGAGCTGATTACCTCGGCTATATCTCATTTCAAAGCAGCTGTGGAGCGAGACTCTATGTTTGCATTTGCCTACACAGACCTGGCCAACATGTATGCTGAGGGAGGCCAGTATAGCAATGCGGAAgacatttttcagaaagctcttcgTCTGGAGAACATAACTGATGATCACAAACATCAGATCCACTACCACTATGGCCGCTTTCAGGAATTTCACCGTAAATCAGAAAATACTGCCATCCACCATTATTTAGAAGCCTTAAAGGTCAAAGACAGGTCATCTCTGCGTCCTAAACTGacaagtgctgtgaagaaattgGCTACTAAGAGACTTGGGTACAATGCTTCAGATCTGCAGAGTTTAAGTGCCCTAGGGTTTGTTTACAAGCTAGAGGGAGAAAAGAGGCAAGCAGCTGAGTACTATGAAAGGGCCCAAAAGATAGATCcagaaaatgaagaatttcttACTGCTCTCTGTGAGCTTCGACTTTCCATTTAA